The Pan troglodytes isolate AG18354 chromosome 1, NHGRI_mPanTro3-v2.0_pri, whole genome shotgun sequence genome includes a region encoding these proteins:
- the SLC39A1 gene encoding zinc transporter ZIP1, producing the protein MGPWGEPELLVWRPEAVASEPPVPVGLEVKLGALVLLLVLTLLCSLVPICVLRRPGANHEGSASRQKALSLVSCFAGGVFLATCLLDLLPDYLAAIDEALAALHVTLQFPLQEFILAMGFFLVLVMEQITLAYKEQSGPSPLEETRALLGTVNGGPQHWHDGPGVPQASGAPASPSALRACVLVFSLALHSVFEGLAVGLQRDRARAMELCLALLLHKGILAVSLSLRLLQSHLRAQVVAGCGILFSCMTPLGIGLGAALAESAGPLHQLAQSVLEGMAAGTFLYITFLEILPQELASSEQRILKVILLLAGFALLTGLLFIQI; encoded by the exons ATGGGGCCCTGGGGAGAGCCAGAGCTCCTGGTGTGGCGCCCCGAGGCGGTAGCTTCAGAGCCTCCAGTGCCTGTGGGGCTGGAGGTGAAGTTGGGGGCCCTGGTGCTGCTGCTGGTGCTCACCCTCCTCTGCAGCCTCGTGCCCATCTGTGTGCTGCGCCGGCCAGGAGCTAACCATGAAGGCTCAG CTTCCCGCCAGAAAGCCCTGAGCCTAGTAAGCTGTTTCGCGGGGGGCGTCTTTTTGGCCACCTGTCTCCTGGACCTGCTGCCTGACTACCTGGCTGCCATAGATGAGGCCCTGGCAGCCTTGCACGTGACG CTCCAGTTCCCACTGCAAGAGTTCATCCTGGCCATGGGCTTCTTCCTGGTCCTGGTGATGGAGCAGATCACACTGGCTTACAAGGAGCAGTCAGGGCCGTCACCTCTGGAGGAAACAAGGGCTCTGCTGGGAACAGTGAATGGTGGGCCGCAGCATTGGCATGATGGGCCAGGGGTCCCACAGGCGAGTGGAGCCCCAGCATCCCCCTCAGCCTTGCGTGCCTGTGTACTGGTGTTCTCCCTGGCCCTCCACTCCGTGTTCGAGGGGCTGGCGGTAGGGCTGCAGCGAGACCGGGCTCGGGCCATGGAGCTGTGCCTGGCTTTGCTGCTCCACAAGGGCATCCTGGCTGTCAGCCTGTCCCTGCGACTGTTGCAGAGCCACCTTAGGGCACAGGTGGTGGCTGGCTGTGGGATCCTCTTCTCATGCATGACACCTCTAGGCATCGGGCTGGGTGCAGCTCTGGCAGAGTCGGCAGGACCTCTGCACCAGCTGGCCCAGTCTGTGCTAGAGGGCATGGCAGCTGGCACCTTTCTCTATATCACCTTTCTGGAAATCCTGCCCCAGGAGCTGGCCAGTTCTGAGCAAAGGATCCTCAAGGTCATTCTGCTCCTAGCAGGCTTTGCCCTGCTCACTGGCCTGCTCTTCATCCAAATCTAG